Within Amycolatopsis sp. cg5, the genomic segment CCGACCGCGTGCGTCGGTGCCGGGCTCGGCCTGTGTCAGCTGGTGCTGCTGTGCCGCCTGCTGTGCACGACCTACCGGATCGAGCTGCCGGCTTCGGCCGCGCCGGTCATGGCGATCGGGCCGGTGCCGATGGCGGTCGGCTTCGACGGCGTCGTGAGAGTTGCGGGCGGTTATTGAGCGGAAACGCGAAGGTGGCGTGATCGTCGGCTCGGCGTGGGGGTCGTGAGTGGTATGGCCGGTTCTAACCGGTCTAAACACTCACGACCCCTTCTCGGCTGCCCCGTCCGCGGCAGGGGCGTGGTCGGGCTTGGGTGAGGGCCTCCTTCACCCGAACCGAGCGTGGATGAAGGCTCCCCTCGTACCTGGCTCTCGCACCTGGATGAGTTCCGAGGACCTCGGGGAAGCCCGAAAGCCACTTTCGGCAGGTGCTATCTGACGAAAGTGGCTTTCGGGCTACGGCGGGGGAGGTGTGGCCTCGGCTAGTAGTCCCAAACCGTTGGTACGAAACGGAAAGCGTTGCCTGCGGTGGCCACGTGGCAGACCGACGGGAACGGCAGGTGGGTCGCCACCAGTTGTTCGCCGCTCGCCGCCAGCTCTGTCAGCAGGCGGACTCGGACGCGGGCCGATTCCTCCGGGTCGTGCTCGAAACCGTTGTGCCACCCCGGGTTCTCGAAGCCGGGCTGGAACACGGCGTCGCCCGCGAACGTCAGGCTGTCGCCGCCGGACTCCAGCCGGACGATGCTGTGGCCGGGAGTGTGCCCGCCGGTGCGGCGGATCAGCACGCCAGGCGCCACCTCGTACTCGGTCTCGAACGGCCGCAGCCGGCCGCGGTACACCTCGAGGAAGCGTGAGGCGGTCGTCCTGAGCACGTCGGGAACCGGCGCGGGCATGTCGGTGCGCGAGAAGTCGGGGGCTTCCCAGAATTCGGCTTCGGCGGAGGCGAGATGGACTCGGAGATCCGGGCGGAGCCTGCCGCGCAGGCCGTCGACGAGCAGGCCGCCGATGTGGTCCATGTGCAGGTGGGTGAGCACCACGTCGGTCACCGACGCCGGGTCGATGCCGGCGGCGTCCAGCCGCGTGGCCAGCCGGCCTGCCCTCGGAAAGCCCGGAAACTCCGTGCCCAGGCCGGAATCGATGAGAATGGTCCGGCCGCCGCTGCGCACGACAGCCACGTTCAGCGGCCAGTCGAGCATGTCCAGCGGCAGGAACATCTCGCGCAGCCAGGCGGTCAGCTCGGACGGCGGCACGTTGGTGGCCATCGTCGAGGCGGTGATCGGCAGTACCCCGTCGCTGATGACCAGCACGTCGATGTCGCCGACTTTCAGCGCGTACCGTGAGGGAACGATTTCGTCGAGCCCCGGTTTGGCGGGGCTTTCGGTGGTGAGCCGGCTCAAGTTCTTCTCCCTTGGCGAGACAACGTTCATCTGCCAAGACAGGGCGGCGTCCCGGTTTGTGACAGCCGTGCTTGCCCGGTGCGAACTTCTCGGCCTGCCGAGGCGGACAGCGCCGCGCTGATCAGCAGTTCGTGTTCGGCCGGGCCCAAGGACAACGCGTCGGCCAGGCGATGGACCGACATCAGCTGTGGATTGCGGTGCTTACCGGTTTCCCATCGGCGGATCGTCCGCTCCGACAGGCCTGCTTTGTCGGCCAGTTCCTTCTGTGTCAACGTTCTTCGTTCGCGATAGCGTCGCAAGATGTCCCCAAATTGGTTGATCACGGTGCCGCGGCCCCTCCCGCGCTCGACGATCACTCCCCTGTCGGCGACAGTAGCGCAAGTGGCGTCCTCGATGCACTGGATTCCGTGAAGGCGCTTTCTCGCGGCCGGACATAGATGGCCGGTGTCATTCACTGGCGACCGCCATCAGGTCGGCGGCAGTATGGAGGTTGCCGCTCGTGACGCTGGGGGAAGGGTCGCGAGGCAATGAACTGGGGTGTCCTTCCCTCTCGTTCCACTGACTTTGACCGGCATTGTTCCCGGCTGTCTTTGTCATGCGGTGGCGGTGTCGAATGTGTGCCAACAAGAGATGGGGAAAGATGAAATCGAAAGCCAAGCGTTTTGTCCAACTGACCGTGACCGCGCTCGGTGCGGCCGGTATCAGTGCGCTGACCCTTGTCGCCCCCGCCGGGGCCGCACCGGCGCCGGCAGGTGAATCCGCAGGTCAGCAGCAGGAGCTGCGGCAGGGCATGTACGTGGCGGGGTTCAACGAGGAGGTGGCGAAGGCCAACGGGTACAAGATCGTCACCTATCCCAACGGTGACCGGCAGTCGGTTCCGGCTGACCCCGATTCCAAGCTGCCCAAGAGCCCGATTCTGAGCCACACGGCGAACACGGACGCGGCTCCGGCGAATTCGGACTACGACCGAGTGCAGGGGAATTGTGGCTCCTCGTGGATCGCCGTACGGCAGACCGGCCCCAGCAACGTGCAGGTCGGCAGTGGTTTTTCGGTGTACACCGGTACCGTCAGCCACAGCTGGACGGTGGCGCTCAGCGACGCCAACGGCACGTCCCACCAGAGCGGTCCGAGCAGACCGACCAACGGGACATGGGCGTGGACCTGGAGCAACCTGTACCAGCGCTCCTACACCTTTGACCACGTGAGCAGCGGTGTGGCGCAGCTTGTCGACGGCGTCGTCTGCTACGCGGGCCGCCCGTCCGTTTCGATCAGCGGATTGTAAAGCGTGAAGTGACGAGCACGGGTGGAGTTCCACTCGCCGCGTGGAATTCCACCCGTCCGCTCACCCGAAATTCAGGACCGCCGATTCGCGATCGAAGGTATCTTGGTTCTATGCACACAGGCGCCTGGCAAGGACCGCCCACCGACATATTGGGTCACCCTGTTCCGATCCCGCAGTTCGTGGTCAGGACGAGCGACACGGTCGTCGCGCTGCAGCATGTCCTCGCATTTCCCGAAGGCTGTGTTTTCGCCGTGCAAGTCGCCGTCCGGCGGGGTGCGGCGGATGAGCCCACCTGGAAAGCGTTGACCGACAGGCATTCGACGCGCGGTTTCCCACCGGAGCCGACTGAAGTCGACATGAAATTCGGTGTCCGCTTTCCGGATGGCTCGAACGCCACCACGGTCGGCAACGCCGTCGGCGGCTGGGCGACGCCGGCCGAGCGGCCGCCTGCTCCCCGGCTTGTCGAGGCGGGCGGGGGATACAGCAGCGACGACCGGCACTACCAGGGTGACCAAAGCCTGTGGCTGTGGCCGCTGCCCCCACCCGGCCCCTTCGAGTTCGTCATCGAATGGCGGAACTGGGGGATCGACGCCACCGCGACGACCCTGGACGGAAGCGCGATCCGTCATGCGGCGGACCAGGCCCGGCCCTACTGGGGGTCGTGAGTAGTACGGCCGGTTATTGGCTGGAAGGGCAAGTGTGGCGGGCGAGTGGAACCTTTGCTGCGTTAGATGCAGCAGAGGTTCCACTCGCCCGCGGCGGGCCGGGCCGTTGTGGGGGTCGTGAGTGGTAGCCGGTTCTAACCGGTCTAAACACTCACGACCCCTTGCCCTCGCCTGGCCAGATCGTGAGCGAGGGGTTCCCTGCTGCACCCAACGCAGCAGGGAACCCCTCGTTCAGCCACTCGCGGCACGTCCGAGCCTCGCGAGGTGACCTCGTCAGCCAGGCCTTACTGGGGGTCGTGAGCGTTGCGGGCGGTTAGAACCGCCCGCAACGCTCACGACCCTGGTCAGCGGGCGGCCGTGGCCCAGTTCGCGCCGGTCGCGAGGTAGCCGATGCGGCCGAGGAGGCGCTGGCCTTCACAGGTCTCGGACTGGGAGTCGAACCGCTCGTTCCACGTGTTCGTGGCGCAGCCGTAGAGCGGCGCGGTGTTCAACCCGGCCGGTGGTTCGGCCCAGATCCAGCCCATCACCTTGACCTGCGTCTTGCCCTCGCAGTTCGCGTCGGTCGAGGTGAACGCGTCGTTGCCGTCGCGGCACAGGCGCAGCGGGACCGTGCCTTCCTGGGCGACCAGTGAGACCAGGCCGACCGGGCCCTCGCGGCGGTAGCCGGGCGGGACGTCGGAGACCTCGGTGAGGTGGTCGGCCGTGGTGGCGCCGTCGACCCGGATGTGGCGGGCCAGCTCCGAGTAGGCCAGCGAATAGCCGAGCAGCGCCTCCTGCGTGTTGCCTTCGCAGCCGGGGTCCGTCGACTCGAAGTGCTCGCCGGGTTTGACGGTCTTCAGGATGCACCGGTAGATGGGCCGGGTGACCTGGTCGGCGGGCGGGTTGACGTACAGCGCGCCGAGTACGCCGAGCACGCGCTGGTTCTCGCAATCGGCCTTGGCGGAGGTGAAGGTGTCCTTGCCGTAGAGGCAGGTGTACACGACACGGGTGCCGGGTGTGCCGACCGGCACCAGCCTGCCGAGCGGGGCCTGCAGGCGGTAGTCGCCGGCCACCTCCGGCTGGTTGGTGGTGTAGAACTCGACGTCGGAGTTGACGTAGCGGTTGAGCGCTCGGCCCGCGGTGCGGTCGGGGAGCGGATAGCGGTATTCGTCGCCGATCTCGTCCTCGGTGCGCACGCCTCGGTACACGCGGACCTCGTCGATGCTCCCGCGGAACTGGTTGAGCACGCCCGGCGCGGCGCGCCCGGCCCAGCTGCCCGCGACGCGCAGGAGCAGGCCCGGCTGGCGGACGGTCTCGAATGGCTTGTCGGGCAGGCGTTTCGCCGCGATCTGGACGCCGTCGGCGTAGAGGCGAAGCTCGGGTGTGGTCGCGTCGAACACGGCCGCCAGGTGGGTCCACCCGGGGTGGGGCGCGCCGTTCGAAACCGCCTCGTACCAGCCGGGATCGGCGGCGCTGGTCGAGCTGATCCGGAACACCCATTTGCCCCGCGAGCCGTCGTAGAGGACCTCGGTGCCGCTGGGACCCCAGGCGGCGTCCATGCTCAGCACGGTCTGCGAGCTGGTGTCGAGTGTCTTCGGCAGCGCCCACGCGCTCAGCGTGTAGCTGCTGGCGGACGGCACGGCCGTGCCCTCGATCGTGGCGGTGCCCGTGGTGGTGGCGACGAGGCCCTGGGTGCCGTTGCGGCCGGGACCCCAGCTCGCGCCGCCGCTCAGCGTCGCCTGGCGGAAGGAGCCCGCGACCTCGGTGCTCGTGGTGCCGGTGCCCTCGTCGAAGGCGAGCGTGGTCTCCGGCACGGCGGGCGTCCCGGCCAGCTTGTCGATCTCGGTGGCGTTCGCCACCTGCAAATCCGACAGCGTGCGGCTGTACGTCCGCACCTCGTCGATGCTGCCCGACCAGGTGTCGCCGAACTTGCCGTCCCACTGCCCGCCGCCGAACCGCGCGGGCCCGTCGGCGGACCACTGGGTCGTGTGCGGCGCCGTGGCGGCCTCGATTCCGTCGACGTACAAGATGATCCGCTGCTCCGACGGGTTGTAGACCCCGGTCAGCTGGGTCCAGACGCCGATGGTCGCCTTCGGTGCCAGCGCCACGTCCAGGTTCGGCAGCTCGCCGCCCGCGTTGCGGCCGTCACGGGTCGCCATGAAGAAGCTCCACGACCTCGAATCGCCGTGGTACCCGAGCGCGTAGCCGCTGTTGGACTTGCCGTCCTGGCTCACCGCGGTGTGGAAACCGGCGCCGGGATCGGTGTCGAGGCGCACCCAGGCGCTGACCGAGAAACCGGCCGGAGTCCACAGTGGACGGGTGGTGCCGACGGGGAAGCCGCCGTCGGTGCCGTTCCTCAGCGCTTTGCCGACGCGGCCGCTCACCCAGGCGGCGCCGCGGTCAGGGAACGTCCCGTTGCGCGTGCCCTTGACGTCGAGCAGGTCGCGGTAGTCGCTGTGGCCGTCGAGGCGCCAATGCGAGGTCGGCGGGGTCGGGACACCCACGCGGAACTCGTACTTCTTGGTGTTGGCCTCGGTGCCCATGTTGCCCGCGAAGTCGTAGGAGGTGACTTCGAGCGTGTGCGGGTCCTCGGTCAGCGGGGTGATCCGCGCGGTCGCCTTGCCGCCGACCGCGGCCACCGTGCGGAAGTCCGAACCGGACAGCCGGTAGCGGAACCCGGCCACGTCGGTGACCCCGTTGGCGTCGAACTGGAAGTCACCGCTCTGGCCGGGCGCGCCGCCGTCCGGGCCGGTGCCGCGCTCGGGATAGAGCGTCGACGACACCAAGGGCGGCTTGTTCGGCGGGGTGACGTCGACGATGAAGTTGCAGGGCCCCGAGTAGCCGGACCAGACGCCGTGGGTGTCCTTGGCGACGACCCGCCACTCGTACTTCTCGCCGCTGCCGACGAAGCGGCCGAGGTCCACCTGCACCCGGAACCAGCCGCCCGAATCCTGTTGCGGTGTCAGCGTTGTCGTCCACGGGGTGTCGGGGTTGCCTCGCTTACGCCACTCGAACTGCGCCTGCACGCGGTCGCCGTCCGGATCGTCGACCCACGCCGACACGATGGGCTTCGCGGTGCTGATGTACATCTCGTCCGTGCCCTGCGCGCACCCCGGCTTGGGCTCGCCGGTCAGCCCGCTCGGGTTGAGCGGCGCCCGGTTGTAGGTGACGGTCAGCTTGGTGTCCCACGGCTTGAACTTCTTCCACGCGTAGGAATCCCCGCGTTCCTGCTCCTCCGTCGCGCCCGGCGGCTTCATCATGAACGTCACCGAGGACTTGCCCTCGTTGACCGCGGCCGTGACGCCGCCGCTGACGTTGAATCCGACCCAGTCCTGCGGGCAGTTCGAGTTGTACCCGTGCGCCTCTTCCTTGCTGTCCTGCCACGCGAGGATCCCCGGCTGGTTGTTCCAGGACGTCGAGCCGTCGTACGCGCCGGTGCGGTAGAGCTCGACCCATCGCTTCGTGCAGGAAGGCGACCAGGATTCGAGGAAGCTCGCCGACGCGCTGAGCACCTGCTTGCCCGCCAGGTCCCTGATGTCCCACTGGTAGTACGTCCGGACGTGCACCTTGGGGACGTCGTAGTCGCTGAAGCCGACCTTGGCGATGTTGTCGCCGTCGCCGTTCCAGTAGTTGTTGCCGCGGTACGCCGCGGGCACCGCGTAGACCAGGCCGAAGCCTGCCAGGTTCGGTGTCCAGTCCGGGTCGATCTCCACCGGGAACACCGTCGCCGGGTCGCTCAGCAGCGCCTGATCGGGCGTCAGCACCAGCTTGCCGTCCGTGACCCCGGTCTGGACGACCGCGCGCCGCTGCTTGCCCGCGTCCCACATTTCCGGCGTCGGCGCCTGGAAGACGGTCACGCCCTTGTCGTCGACCGCGGTCAGCGCGCCGGTCTTCTCCACACGCAGCGAGATTCCCTCGGTCCGAAGTCCGAATCGGACGGTCTTCAGTTCGGGATTCTTCGCCGCCTCAGGGGTTTTCACGATCAGCGAATGCGAGAAACCGTCACGCTTCGCGACGACCTTGAGGTCCACTCCCGGGAAGACTTCGGGATAGGTGGCGGTTTCCTGATCGAGTACGGGCGCGGGCAGGTCTTTCGGCCAAGTGAGGCTGAACCTCTTGCCTGGCGCGCCGAATCGCACGACCGGCGTCTTGCCACCCGCGGAGAACTCGACCGGGACCGAGGTCGCGCCGGGCAGTACGGCGGCGCCTTGGCGGGCGAGCTTGGTGTCGATGTCGGCCCAGCCGTCGCCTTTGCGCACCCGGACCGGGCTCAGCGCCTGTTCCAGTTTCATGGTGCCGTCGGGCTCGGCGAAGACCTGCGTGGTTTCGGTCCGCTGGTCGAGCGCCTCGACCTGCTTGCCGGAGGCACGGGCCGCGGCGGCGGCGCCCGCGGTGGTCGCGTGTTCGGTGATCGGCGGTCCGGGCGCGGCGGCCGCGACCGGCGTGGTCAGCAGACCGGCCGCCAGCGCGGCGGCCACGAGCGGGATGAGACGTCTTCGCACCGAAACCCCCAGAGAATCCGGAACATGGATGATGGAAAACTGGTAAAAAGGTGACTTTCCGGCGGGATCCGGAGGTCGCTGACCGGGATCGTGCGGAGCGTCGATGTCACATCACTGGCACGCCGCTGTCGGCGCCACCGGTTTCAACCACGCCTGAAACGGGTCGTGAGTGGCACGGCCGGTTCTAACCGGCGAAAACACTCACGACCCCCTGAGCGCGGGGCGAGCAGACGTTACTGGTCGGTAGCTTATCGTCGGCGTATCGAAAAGCGGATACGTGGTGGCAACGTCGTCCTGGGTTGACTGGGCGGTATGAGCTACAGCGAAACGGGGATTCGCCCGCGGTCGCCGGTGCGGCCGGCCGGGACGGCGGTGGGGATCACGATCTACGGGTGCGGGCCGGACGAGGCCGCGCTGTTCCGGGAGCTGGCGCCGCGCTG encodes:
- a CDS encoding MBL fold metallo-hydrolase — protein: MSRLTTESPAKPGLDEIVPSRYALKVGDIDVLVISDGVLPITASTMATNVPPSELTAWLREMFLPLDMLDWPLNVAVVRSGGRTILIDSGLGTEFPGFPRAGRLATRLDAAGIDPASVTDVVLTHLHMDHIGGLLVDGLRGRLRPDLRVHLASAEAEFWEAPDFSRTDMPAPVPDVLRTTASRFLEVYRGRLRPFETEYEVAPGVLIRRTGGHTPGHSIVRLESGGDSLTFAGDAVFQPGFENPGWHNGFEHDPEESARVRVRLLTELAASGEQLVATHLPFPSVCHVATAGNAFRFVPTVWDY
- a CDS encoding helix-turn-helix domain-containing protein; translation: MIVERGRGRGTVINQFGDILRRYRERRTLTQKELADKAGLSERTIRRWETGKHRNPQLMSVHRLADALSLGPAEHELLISAALSASAGREVRTGQARLSQTGTPPCLGR
- a CDS encoding LamG-like jellyroll fold domain-containing protein; the protein is MRRRLIPLVAAALAAGLLTTPVAAAAPGPPITEHATTAGAAAAARASGKQVEALDQRTETTQVFAEPDGTMKLEQALSPVRVRKGDGWADIDTKLARQGAAVLPGATSVPVEFSAGGKTPVVRFGAPGKRFSLTWPKDLPAPVLDQETATYPEVFPGVDLKVVAKRDGFSHSLIVKTPEAAKNPELKTVRFGLRTEGISLRVEKTGALTAVDDKGVTVFQAPTPEMWDAGKQRRAVVQTGVTDGKLVLTPDQALLSDPATVFPVEIDPDWTPNLAGFGLVYAVPAAYRGNNYWNGDGDNIAKVGFSDYDVPKVHVRTYYQWDIRDLAGKQVLSASASFLESWSPSCTKRWVELYRTGAYDGSTSWNNQPGILAWQDSKEEAHGYNSNCPQDWVGFNVSGGVTAAVNEGKSSVTFMMKPPGATEEQERGDSYAWKKFKPWDTKLTVTYNRAPLNPSGLTGEPKPGCAQGTDEMYISTAKPIVSAWVDDPDGDRVQAQFEWRKRGNPDTPWTTTLTPQQDSGGWFRVQVDLGRFVGSGEKYEWRVVAKDTHGVWSGYSGPCNFIVDVTPPNKPPLVSSTLYPERGTGPDGGAPGQSGDFQFDANGVTDVAGFRYRLSGSDFRTVAAVGGKATARITPLTEDPHTLEVTSYDFAGNMGTEANTKKYEFRVGVPTPPTSHWRLDGHSDYRDLLDVKGTRNGTFPDRGAAWVSGRVGKALRNGTDGGFPVGTTRPLWTPAGFSVSAWVRLDTDPGAGFHTAVSQDGKSNSGYALGYHGDSRSWSFFMATRDGRNAGGELPNLDVALAPKATIGVWTQLTGVYNPSEQRIILYVDGIEAATAPHTTQWSADGPARFGGGQWDGKFGDTWSGSIDEVRTYSRTLSDLQVANATEIDKLAGTPAVPETTLAFDEGTGTTSTEVAGSFRQATLSGGASWGPGRNGTQGLVATTTGTATIEGTAVPSASSYTLSAWALPKTLDTSSQTVLSMDAAWGPSGTEVLYDGSRGKWVFRISSTSAADPGWYEAVSNGAPHPGWTHLAAVFDATTPELRLYADGVQIAAKRLPDKPFETVRQPGLLLRVAGSWAGRAAPGVLNQFRGSIDEVRVYRGVRTEDEIGDEYRYPLPDRTAGRALNRYVNSDVEFYTTNQPEVAGDYRLQAPLGRLVPVGTPGTRVVYTCLYGKDTFTSAKADCENQRVLGVLGALYVNPPADQVTRPIYRCILKTVKPGEHFESTDPGCEGNTQEALLGYSLAYSELARHIRVDGATTADHLTEVSDVPPGYRREGPVGLVSLVAQEGTVPLRLCRDGNDAFTSTDANCEGKTQVKVMGWIWAEPPAGLNTAPLYGCATNTWNERFDSQSETCEGQRLLGRIGYLATGANWATAAR